In the genome of Stegostoma tigrinum isolate sSteTig4 chromosome 48, sSteTig4.hap1, whole genome shotgun sequence, one region contains:
- the LOC125450130 gene encoding C-C chemokine receptor type 6-like, translated as MARMEAYDHVDANTVGMVAEGKRDSTVVVGGAANLVTIWIISRRKCGLSKCVTVYMLAMATTDLLVLINNVVLYYILSYHFPWSFLFHTALCRVIMYLTAVTTDLSVWCVICFTFDRFVLICCRKIQTKYCTRRTSIKLVITIAVVIVLKEIPVLFAYEPEQIINKVQWGCRSSEAFFSSSAGTGYVWFYSACVFWVPFSLIVLCNALIIKRIVLANRARNGLRSCKIGNESDSEMENRRKSIILLFSITVSFLLLCLPYAVALGVTKLASTIYVRGKFTDPELIAMESADILWYFSCLLNPCIYAATQSKFRAELKNMAKCQWVLFWKSAGQMSAK; from the exons ATGGCGAGAATGGAAGCTTATGATCATGTGGATGCAAACACTGTTGGGATGGTAGCCGAGGGTAAAAGGGACTCTACTGTTGTTGTTGGGGGCGCAG CAAACTTGGTGACAATTTGGATTATTTCACGAAGAAAATGCGGCCTTTCCAAGTGTGTCACTGTTTACATGTTGGCCATGGCAACAACAGATCTACTGGTCCTGATAAACAATGTGGTACTCTATTATATCCTCAGTTACCATTTTCCTTGGTCATTCTTGTTCCATACTGCGCTTTGCAGAGTCATTATGTACCTGACTGCTGTCACTACTGATTTGTCTGTTTGGTGCGTTATCTGTTTCACATTTGACCGATTTGTCCTGATCTGCTGCCGGAAGATCCAAACAAAGTATTGCACCAGAAGAACTTCAATCAAGCTGGTGATAACCATCGCGGTTGTGATTGTCTTGAAGGAAATACCAGTATTGTTTGCTTATGAACCTGAACAAATTATAAACAAAGTGCAGTGGGGCTGCCGATCAAGTGAAGCTTTTTTTTCATCTTCTGCGGGTACAGGTTATGTCTGGTTTTACAGCGCCTGCGTCTTTTGGGTTCCCTTTTCTCTAATTGTCTTGTGCAATGCATTAATTATCAAACGTATTGTACTGGCGAATAGAGCCCGCAATGGACTCCGGAGCTGCAAGATTGGGAATGAAAGCGACTCAGAAATGGAGAACCGCAGAAAGTCCATCATTTTATTATTCTCCATCACCGTTAGTTTCCTTTTGCTCTGCTTGCCATATGCCGTGGCTTTAGGCGTTACAAAACTGGCAAGCACCATTTATGTCCGAGGGAAGTTCACAGACCCCGAATTAATTGCCATGGAATCGGCAGATATCTTGTGGTATTTTAGTTGTTTACTAAACCCTTGCATTTATGCAGCGACCCAGAGCAAATTCAGAGCGGAACTGAAAAATATGGCAAAATGCCAATGGGTTTTATTCTGGAAATCGGCTGGACAGATGTCTGCAAAGTAG